In the Siphonobacter curvatus genome, one interval contains:
- a CDS encoding ATP-binding response regulator, translated as MTSHPPLESSQSFLSGGGAMGELIRTMDWSKTPLGPPATWPQSLRTSVSLCLSSTFPILIAWGPETIQIYNDSYRPICGAKHPESMGQNFRICWETALPVVGDAFTRGQQGEGTYIKDQQMFLDRYGYLEEAFMTFSFAPIRDESGEVGGIFHPITETTDKMLSARRTQVLRDVATRTSQAKSNPDIYAALSGLDESFALDLPFLLCYERQADGVQLMATSQSAPFAQVLPAFTEPSWLSEISTLTVLEDVPNRLGNFQGAAFPEPVHTAVVLPIVLSTKAQPVGWVVAGVSPRRALDQEYQNFYALLANTINTAFSNVYAYQEEQKKAEALAAIDRAKTAFFSNVSHEFRTPLTLMLGPLEELRAESLSWTQRQNLETTHRNAQRLLKLVNNLLDFSRIEARRTHAHFQATDLFSLTQDLASSFRSIIEKAGMQLNVVLDPLPDVYVDPEMWEKIVLNLLSNAFKYTLQGSITVTLRQQQNQAVLRVTDTGVGIPIRELPHMFDRFHRVENAGGRTHEGTGIGLSLVQELVHLHQGSIRVESIEHQGSSFIVTLPLGKAHLAASDILDTPAQPGISGLAGTFLEEARSILGQEEIPEHTAEHPERDAHTTVLIVDDNADVRQYLVRLLKPYFGIRTATNGADALQQLHAHPIDLVLSDLMMPVMDGKQLLTLLKANPATQAIPLIFLSARAGEEARIDGLEAGADDYLVKPFSSKELLTKIRAQIKISKTRLFAAKQLRRLVEQAPVAIAIYAGPEYIVDVANAAMLQLWGRQAHQVLGFPLLEALPELNNQGFGPIMGQVYASGEGYVAREIPLTLAGRDTPVYIQLTLEALREESGQPTGIIAIAHEITPLVIARQRAQHLATDLEDRVVERTEKLEIANQELWRVNRELEQFAYISSHDLQEPLRKIQVFANLMQTRHLVAGLQGQAYLEKIMQSADRMSQLIKDLLQFSRLTQPDELFTETDLNLVLAEVLRDFEALIAEKGAQIECPAPLPRLLAIPVQINQLLSNLLSNALKFTEDRPRIQISYDPSPVLPTTVKVLSTDYVCLRLKDNGPGFDPAYAAQLFTLFKRLDPGQTGTGIGLAICKKVAENHGGFITAQSRAGAQFDVFLPRHRVLET; from the coding sequence ATGACCTCACATCCACCCTTAGAATCTTCTCAATCCTTTTTATCCGGTGGCGGTGCCATGGGGGAACTCATACGGACCATGGACTGGTCGAAAACGCCGCTGGGGCCGCCGGCTACCTGGCCACAAAGTCTTCGAACTTCGGTCAGTTTATGTTTATCCTCCACCTTTCCCATCCTAATTGCCTGGGGTCCGGAAACGATTCAGATTTACAACGACAGCTACCGACCTATTTGCGGAGCCAAGCACCCCGAATCGATGGGGCAAAATTTCCGGATTTGTTGGGAAACGGCCTTGCCTGTTGTAGGAGATGCCTTTACCCGAGGTCAGCAGGGGGAGGGTACCTACATTAAAGACCAACAGATGTTTTTGGACCGGTATGGGTATCTGGAAGAAGCCTTCATGACCTTTTCCTTCGCTCCCATCCGCGACGAATCCGGTGAGGTGGGCGGTATTTTTCACCCCATTACCGAAACCACTGACAAGATGCTCAGTGCCCGCCGAACACAAGTGCTGCGGGATGTGGCCACCAGAACGAGTCAGGCCAAGAGCAACCCGGATATTTACGCGGCCCTAAGCGGTCTCGATGAAAGCTTTGCCCTGGACCTACCCTTTTTACTCTGTTATGAAAGGCAAGCCGACGGGGTCCAGCTGATGGCCACCAGCCAGTCGGCACCCTTCGCTCAAGTCTTACCTGCGTTCACCGAACCGTCATGGCTAAGCGAAATTTCTACCCTAACGGTTCTGGAAGATGTACCGAATCGGTTGGGAAATTTTCAAGGAGCTGCATTTCCCGAGCCCGTCCATACGGCGGTAGTCCTTCCCATTGTACTTTCTACGAAAGCACAGCCGGTGGGCTGGGTCGTAGCGGGGGTAAGCCCCCGGCGGGCGCTGGATCAGGAATACCAGAATTTTTACGCCTTGCTTGCCAATACCATCAATACGGCCTTTTCTAACGTCTACGCCTACCAGGAAGAACAGAAAAAGGCCGAAGCCCTGGCAGCCATTGATCGAGCCAAGACGGCTTTTTTTAGCAACGTCAGTCACGAGTTTCGCACGCCCTTGACCCTCATGCTGGGGCCTTTGGAAGAACTACGGGCGGAGTCTTTATCTTGGACCCAACGCCAGAATCTGGAAACCACTCACCGCAATGCGCAACGGCTACTCAAGCTGGTTAATAACCTGCTGGACTTTAGCCGCATTGAAGCACGCCGAACCCATGCCCACTTTCAGGCCACCGACCTCTTTTCGCTTACCCAGGACCTAGCCAGTAGCTTTCGCTCGATTATTGAAAAAGCGGGCATGCAACTCAACGTGGTGCTGGACCCCTTGCCGGACGTCTACGTGGACCCGGAAATGTGGGAAAAGATTGTCCTCAACCTGCTTTCAAACGCCTTTAAGTACACCCTACAGGGATCGATTACCGTCACCTTACGCCAGCAGCAGAACCAGGCAGTACTTCGCGTAACTGACACTGGGGTAGGAATCCCTATTCGTGAGCTACCCCACATGTTTGACCGCTTTCACCGGGTTGAAAACGCGGGCGGGCGTACCCACGAAGGCACGGGCATCGGTCTTTCGCTGGTACAGGAACTCGTGCACCTGCACCAGGGCTCGATCCGCGTGGAAAGTATTGAACACCAGGGAAGCAGCTTCATCGTTACCCTACCCCTGGGAAAGGCACACTTAGCGGCCAGCGACATCCTGGATACCCCCGCTCAGCCCGGCATAAGTGGACTAGCCGGTACTTTCCTTGAGGAAGCCCGTAGTATTCTCGGCCAGGAGGAAATCCCCGAGCATACCGCTGAGCACCCCGAACGAGATGCGCATACGACGGTACTCATCGTCGACGATAACGCCGACGTGCGACAGTATCTGGTGCGGTTACTCAAGCCCTATTTTGGGATTCGAACCGCTACCAATGGAGCCGATGCCCTGCAACAGCTGCACGCCCACCCCATTGATTTAGTGCTGAGTGATTTGATGATGCCCGTCATGGATGGTAAGCAGCTACTGACCCTGCTCAAGGCGAACCCCGCTACGCAGGCTATTCCGCTGATTTTTCTTTCTGCCCGAGCGGGCGAAGAAGCCCGCATTGATGGGTTGGAGGCGGGTGCCGATGACTATTTAGTGAAACCCTTCTCCAGCAAAGAATTGCTCACGAAAATCCGGGCCCAAATTAAAATTTCGAAAACCCGTTTGTTTGCCGCCAAGCAACTCCGGCGGCTGGTGGAACAGGCCCCCGTGGCCATTGCCATTTATGCCGGCCCCGAGTATATCGTGGATGTGGCCAATGCCGCTATGCTCCAACTATGGGGGCGCCAGGCCCATCAGGTACTCGGCTTTCCTTTACTGGAGGCTTTACCCGAGCTCAACAACCAAGGCTTTGGACCGATCATGGGCCAGGTATACGCCAGCGGGGAAGGGTACGTGGCCCGGGAAATTCCCCTTACCCTGGCGGGCCGCGATACGCCCGTGTATATACAATTAACCCTGGAAGCCCTACGCGAAGAATCGGGCCAGCCTACGGGCATTATCGCCATTGCCCACGAAATTACGCCCCTGGTTATCGCCCGACAGCGGGCACAACACCTGGCCACGGATTTAGAAGACCGGGTCGTCGAGCGTACCGAGAAGCTCGAAATTGCTAATCAGGAGCTGTGGCGGGTCAATCGAGAACTGGAACAGTTTGCCTACATCTCGAGTCACGACTTACAAGAACCCCTCCGCAAAATCCAGGTCTTTGCCAACCTTATGCAAACCCGGCACTTAGTAGCTGGGTTACAAGGTCAGGCCTACCTGGAAAAGATCATGCAATCGGCCGATCGCATGTCCCAGCTCATTAAAGATCTCCTGCAGTTTTCGCGTTTGACGCAGCCCGACGAGCTTTTCACCGAAACGGATCTCAACCTGGTACTCGCCGAGGTACTACGGGATTTTGAAGCATTGATCGCCGAAAAAGGTGCCCAGATTGAGTGCCCCGCTCCGCTTCCCCGGCTCCTGGCGATTCCCGTACAAATCAACCAGCTGCTTAGTAACTTACTAAGCAACGCCTTAAAATTCACCGAAGACCGTCCCCGCATTCAAATTAGCTACGACCCTTCACCCGTACTCCCCACGACTGTAAAAGTACTCTCGACCGATTACGTATGTTTACGCCTCAAGGACAACGGTCCGGGCTTTGATCCAGCTTACGCCGCTCAGTTATTTACCCTTTTTAAGCGACTCGATCCGGGGCAAACGGGTACGGGCATTGGCCTAGCGATCTGTAAAAAAGTAGCCGAAAACCACGGGGGATTCATTACCGCTCAAAGTCGGGCCGGTGCACAATTTGACGTCTTTCTGCCCCGCCACCGCGTGCTGGAAACCTAG
- a CDS encoding gluconate 2-dehydrogenase subunit 3 family protein, whose translation MKRREALQMVGVMMGGLLVTPALADIVEGRRALPTTSAKLVFDQPTEDLIAEIADVIIPTTADSPGAKAAGVGPFLNVLVSDCYPKEYQERLQNGLARVDRETKAVYGKSFKDASLEQKTNILKLEEANAYADRKAGVKEAPFWFTIKELSMFGYFTSEIGATQALSYEYVPGRYEGCTPLKPGQKAWAT comes from the coding sequence ATGAAACGCAGAGAAGCATTACAAATGGTAGGGGTTATGATGGGAGGTTTGCTGGTAACCCCAGCATTGGCCGACATCGTAGAGGGTCGCCGGGCTCTCCCTACGACATCCGCTAAACTGGTCTTTGACCAGCCTACCGAAGATCTCATCGCTGAAATTGCTGACGTGATTATCCCAACGACGGCAGACTCACCCGGAGCCAAAGCTGCCGGGGTAGGCCCTTTCCTAAACGTATTGGTTTCGGATTGTTACCCCAAGGAATACCAGGAACGCCTGCAAAATGGCTTGGCTCGGGTAGACCGCGAAACCAAGGCTGTTTACGGAAAATCGTTTAAGGATGCTTCGCTGGAGCAGAAAACGAATATTCTCAAGCTGGAAGAAGCGAATGCCTATGCGGACCGTAAAGCAGGCGTAAAAGAGGCACCCTTTTGGTTTACGATTAAGGAGCTCTCCATGTTTGGCTATTTTACTTCAGAAATCGGAGCAACGCAGGCCCTGAGCTACGAATATGTACCGGGCCGTTACGAAGGTTGTACGCCGTTGAAGCCGGGCCAAAAAGCCTGGGCTACCTAG
- a CDS encoding sensor histidine kinase yields MTFSDHFLITCLVVCLLLTTLAGFVIVNTIRYQQRYRRHQREQQALKAAFAQELLESQLEIQTAILEHISQDLHDHVGQLLSVVRLGLFSLRNKTTDTALKQEVNEVNALLQEAVQAVRDVTKTLNPGVIESFGLYESAVFEANRIRKVSQLELKVSLEGSPYALPERQDLLLFRMIQEILNNALKHAQASQISLHFSYESHALRIHITDNGCGFSAQPAPSVAGSGLGLKNLHRRVELLKGALHIDSQPQRGTSVTIAVPTLG; encoded by the coding sequence ATGACCTTTTCGGATCATTTTTTGATTACCTGTCTGGTCGTCTGCTTACTACTGACGACGCTGGCGGGCTTTGTCATTGTCAATACCATTCGCTACCAGCAACGCTACCGACGGCACCAACGCGAGCAGCAAGCCCTGAAAGCTGCTTTTGCCCAGGAGTTGCTGGAATCCCAGCTCGAAATTCAGACGGCTATTCTGGAGCACATCAGCCAGGATTTGCACGATCACGTGGGTCAGCTTCTATCGGTCGTGCGATTGGGCCTGTTTAGTTTACGTAATAAAACAACCGATACAGCGCTTAAACAGGAAGTAAACGAAGTCAATGCCCTGCTGCAGGAAGCCGTCCAAGCCGTTCGGGACGTGACCAAGACACTGAATCCGGGCGTCATTGAAAGCTTCGGCTTGTACGAGAGTGCCGTTTTTGAAGCCAATCGCATCCGTAAAGTAAGTCAGTTGGAATTAAAGGTAAGCCTGGAGGGATCGCCCTACGCCCTTCCCGAGCGGCAGGATTTACTGCTTTTCCGCATGATTCAGGAGATTTTAAATAATGCCCTCAAGCACGCGCAGGCCAGCCAGATTTCCCTGCATTTTTCGTACGAATCTCACGCGTTACGCATCCACATTACCGATAATGGATGCGGTTTTTCCGCACAACCCGCACCGTCCGTAGCGGGCAGCGGACTGGGCCTTAAAAACCTGCATCGTCGCGTCGAATTACTCAAAGGCGCTCTGCACATCGATAGTCAGCCGCAACGCGGTACGTCCGTAACCATTGCCGTACCGACCCTAGGGTAA
- a CDS encoding PAS domain-containing hybrid sensor histidine kinase/response regulator, protein MNYLKEELFTLIKSDQRIFDFVLESGLWSWDLSRPEHQWMSPHFWGLLGYDSVPDRLPEAFIHPQDEYLARHFADAHLADSQAPCQAVIRYFHRTGSLVWIRVKGLAIRSAEGHPFRLLITFSDITKEKQAELAAQHEAALYNYIAASGLLYLVKTDEQGHYRFLNQSFCQDFGLDSQADLGRSLLEDVIKKDQDKAQALLTYNQWPTAAPQAMRLRQTGSNGDIRSIEWLLMGPTSSAHEFLLIGRDLTQNHKVERDFSLLIANMSDVLTTITPEGILTYASASWTNVYGYSLQETLGQSVASFVHPDDLAICMNALTLTLTTNTVQPGVEHRIRHKNGSWCWAITTAGVNELGGEIILTSHDITDRKAAEAELHHTRQLLEQTSQMAQVGGWEYNPDRQELFMSQVTRQIYELSGNAPVSLPQALALLGPHQSRLKRRALRALQKGQPWDEEIQIKTAQGQPKWIRTLGHVEIVEGRCQRFYGSIQDVDEKKKAETKIVQAQQQALAASRAKSEFLANMSHEIRTPLNGVVGFSELLLKTPLDETQQQYVKLVVQSAQTLLDIINDILDFSKIEAGHLELSPESIDLPELASQVTDLILFQAHQKNIEVLLDISPDVTRFIQADGVRLRQVLVNLLSNAMKFTHEGEIELKIQSLGQQDSGLTRFRFSVRDTGIGIKPDQHERIFEAFAQEDASTTRRFGGTGLGLSISTKLLALMKSELKLESTPGQGSLFYFEIDLPVLQDAPVLTTDLHHLKQVLIVDDNATNRRIVTDMLALHDITCQHASSGEEALALLQSTTRFDVVLMDYHMPDLDGLQTIRRIRQQLHLSGKEQPIIMLCSSSDDPLLNEAMRPLDIDARLLKPIKMQQLYQALSRLQQPACPPDQPLSATTVLSEQALKLLIAEDNAVNMLLAKTLLKRSFPQATLLEATTGRQAIEQFVDHQPDLIFMDVQMPELNGYEATLEIRKLETHHRTPILALTASAVLGERERCLAAGMDDYLIKPVVKAALLSALQHWLDRKPV, encoded by the coding sequence ATGAATTACTTAAAAGAAGAGCTATTTACGCTGATCAAAAGTGATCAGCGTATCTTTGACTTTGTCCTGGAATCCGGCTTATGGTCCTGGGACTTGTCTCGGCCCGAACACCAGTGGATGAGCCCACACTTTTGGGGCCTACTCGGCTACGATTCCGTACCTGATCGATTGCCCGAAGCCTTTATTCACCCGCAGGACGAGTACCTGGCCCGCCACTTTGCCGATGCCCATCTAGCCGATAGCCAGGCCCCCTGCCAAGCCGTTATCCGGTATTTTCACCGCACGGGCTCCCTGGTCTGGATCCGTGTGAAGGGTCTGGCCATTCGCAGTGCCGAAGGGCATCCCTTCCGGCTACTGATTACCTTTTCGGATATCACCAAAGAAAAGCAGGCGGAACTGGCCGCCCAACACGAAGCGGCCCTCTACAACTACATCGCCGCTAGTGGTTTATTGTACTTGGTTAAGACCGACGAGCAGGGGCATTATCGCTTTTTGAACCAAAGTTTCTGTCAGGATTTCGGGCTGGATTCACAAGCTGATTTAGGACGCTCTTTGCTGGAAGATGTCATCAAGAAAGATCAAGACAAAGCACAAGCCCTGCTCACCTATAACCAATGGCCTACGGCCGCCCCCCAGGCCATGCGTCTTCGGCAGACGGGCAGCAACGGTGACATCCGTAGCATCGAATGGCTCCTGATGGGCCCGACCAGCAGCGCCCATGAGTTTTTGCTCATTGGCCGCGACTTAACCCAAAACCATAAAGTAGAACGGGACTTCTCCCTGCTCATTGCCAACATGAGCGATGTGCTCACCACGATTACGCCCGAGGGAATTTTAACCTACGCTTCGGCCAGTTGGACCAATGTCTACGGGTATTCACTTCAGGAAACGCTGGGTCAGTCCGTAGCCAGCTTTGTGCATCCCGATGACTTGGCCATCTGCATGAACGCCCTGACGCTGACGCTGACCACCAATACCGTACAGCCCGGGGTGGAACATCGGATCCGTCATAAAAATGGTTCCTGGTGCTGGGCCATCACTACGGCCGGCGTGAATGAACTCGGCGGTGAAATTATTTTGACCAGCCACGATATTACGGATCGGAAAGCGGCCGAAGCCGAACTGCATCACACCCGGCAACTGCTCGAACAAACCAGCCAAATGGCTCAGGTAGGGGGCTGGGAATACAACCCGGATCGCCAGGAGCTTTTTATGTCCCAGGTCACCCGGCAGATCTACGAACTGTCGGGTAATGCTCCCGTAAGTCTACCCCAAGCCCTGGCTTTGCTAGGACCTCATCAAAGCCGGCTCAAGCGACGTGCCCTTCGGGCCCTGCAAAAGGGGCAGCCCTGGGACGAAGAAATTCAAATTAAAACGGCTCAGGGCCAGCCCAAATGGATTCGGACGCTGGGACACGTGGAAATCGTAGAGGGTCGCTGCCAACGTTTCTACGGAAGCATACAGGATGTGGACGAAAAGAAAAAGGCAGAAACCAAGATTGTCCAAGCCCAACAGCAAGCCCTAGCCGCCAGCCGGGCCAAATCCGAATTTCTGGCTAACATGAGTCACGAAATCCGAACGCCCTTAAATGGGGTGGTCGGTTTTAGTGAACTCCTGCTCAAAACGCCACTGGACGAAACCCAGCAGCAGTACGTAAAGCTGGTTGTACAATCGGCCCAAACCCTGCTGGATATCATCAACGACATCCTGGATTTTTCTAAAATTGAAGCTGGCCATCTGGAATTATCCCCGGAGAGCATTGACTTGCCTGAACTAGCTAGTCAGGTTACGGATCTGATCCTGTTTCAGGCCCACCAGAAAAATATTGAAGTTTTACTGGATATTAGCCCCGACGTAACCCGATTCATTCAAGCCGATGGCGTTCGTCTGCGTCAGGTCCTGGTCAACCTGCTCAGTAATGCCATGAAATTCACACACGAAGGTGAGATCGAACTCAAAATTCAAAGCTTAGGCCAACAAGACTCGGGCCTGACACGTTTCCGCTTTTCGGTCCGTGATACCGGCATTGGCATTAAGCCCGATCAACACGAGCGGATTTTTGAAGCCTTTGCCCAGGAAGACGCCTCGACAACCCGACGTTTCGGCGGTACGGGGCTAGGGCTGAGTATCTCTACCAAGTTGCTGGCCTTGATGAAGAGTGAGTTAAAACTCGAGAGTACGCCGGGTCAGGGTAGCTTGTTTTACTTTGAAATCGACTTGCCGGTGCTTCAAGATGCACCAGTGCTTACGACTGATTTGCACCATCTTAAACAGGTCTTAATCGTGGATGACAACGCGACCAACCGCCGTATTGTCACCGATATGTTAGCCTTACATGATATTACCTGTCAGCACGCCAGCTCGGGCGAAGAAGCCCTGGCGCTCCTGCAAAGTACTACCCGCTTTGATGTCGTGCTTATGGACTACCACATGCCCGATCTGGATGGTTTGCAGACGATTCGCCGCATTCGGCAGCAATTACACCTTTCGGGCAAGGAGCAGCCTATCATTATGCTGTGTAGCTCTTCGGATGATCCGCTGCTCAACGAAGCCATGCGACCCCTCGATATTGATGCCCGGCTGTTGAAGCCCATTAAAATGCAGCAGCTCTATCAGGCACTCTCTCGTTTGCAGCAACCCGCGTGCCCACCCGACCAGCCTTTGTCCGCAACAACCGTCTTGAGTGAGCAGGCGCTGAAACTGTTAATCGCCGAAGACAATGCCGTTAACATGCTTTTGGCCAAAACCCTCCTTAAACGCAGCTTTCCTCAAGCAACCTTGCTGGAAGCTACCACGGGCCGACAGGCCATCGAGCAGTTTGTAGACCACCAGCCCGATCTGATTTTTATGGATGTACAAATGCCCGAACTCAATGGGTATGAAGCGACGCTGGAAATCCGTAAACTCGAAACGCACCATCGCACGCCCATCCTGGCCCTTACGGCCAGTGCCGTACTCGGCGAGCGTGAACGTTGCCTAGCCGCGGGTATGGATGATTACCTCATTAAGCCCGTAGTCAAAGCGGCCCTGCTTTCGGCACTTCAGCACTGGCTAGACCGTAAGCCCGTTTAG
- a CDS encoding GMC oxidoreductase: MNILRANEQNTYDAIVVGSGISGGWAAKELTEKGLKTLVLERGRKFEHVTDYENALKKPWELTHRGRITNEERASHPFLSRDYPYGEANKTYWFNDSDAPYSELKRFDWYRPNIVGGKSIMWGRQSYRLSDLDFEANLKEGIGTDWPVRYAEIAPWYSYVEKFVGVSGSKDGLAQLPDGEFLPPMQMNCAEQAVKKGIEGKFPNRVMTIGRVANLTQAGPAQQKVGRGPCQYRNLCSLGCPYGGYFSSPSATIPAAMATKRLTIRPNSIASEIIYDPAAKKAKGVRIVDSETNEVMEFFAKVIFVCGGAIGTTALLLNSTSDRFPNGFGNDSGQLGHNLMDHHFRTGASGIVEGLDDKYYFGRRANGIYIPRYRNIGNDKRDYVRGFGYQGGGSRQGWNGLVAEMGFGAELKEKATKPGPWSMNLGGFGETLPAYENRMFLDKTKKDKWGLPTVVFDADLRENEKKMRKDMMNDAAEMLEAAGVKNIRTFDNGSYLGMAIHEMGTARMGRDPKTSVLNGNNQVWDAKNVFVTDGAFMASAGCQNPSLTYMAFTARAVDFAVKELKKKNL; this comes from the coding sequence ATGAATATTCTTCGAGCAAACGAACAAAATACGTATGATGCCATCGTGGTAGGTTCGGGAATCTCCGGCGGCTGGGCTGCTAAAGAGTTGACCGAAAAAGGCCTGAAAACGCTGGTACTGGAACGTGGCCGTAAATTCGAACACGTAACCGATTACGAAAATGCATTAAAGAAACCCTGGGAACTTACGCACCGCGGCCGTATTACCAATGAAGAGCGGGCCAGCCACCCCTTTTTGAGCCGTGATTATCCCTACGGTGAAGCCAATAAAACCTACTGGTTCAACGACTCGGATGCTCCCTACAGCGAGCTCAAGCGTTTTGACTGGTACCGCCCCAACATTGTGGGTGGTAAATCCATCATGTGGGGCCGTCAAAGCTACCGCCTCTCGGATCTGGACTTTGAAGCGAACTTGAAAGAAGGAATTGGTACGGACTGGCCGGTTCGTTACGCGGAGATTGCCCCCTGGTATAGCTACGTGGAGAAGTTCGTGGGCGTATCGGGTAGTAAAGATGGACTGGCTCAATTGCCCGACGGCGAGTTTCTGCCGCCCATGCAAATGAACTGTGCCGAGCAGGCCGTTAAGAAAGGCATTGAAGGCAAATTCCCGAACCGGGTGATGACGATTGGCCGGGTAGCGAACCTGACCCAGGCGGGTCCCGCTCAACAGAAAGTAGGTCGGGGTCCCTGTCAGTACCGGAATCTTTGTTCGCTGGGTTGCCCCTACGGTGGCTATTTCAGTAGCCCTTCGGCTACCATCCCCGCGGCCATGGCTACCAAGCGACTGACGATTCGCCCCAACAGTATCGCGTCTGAAATCATCTATGATCCGGCAGCCAAAAAAGCCAAAGGCGTTCGTATTGTGGATTCAGAAACCAATGAAGTCATGGAGTTTTTCGCCAAAGTGATCTTCGTTTGCGGCGGAGCCATTGGTACCACGGCGCTGTTACTGAATTCTACGTCGGACCGTTTCCCCAATGGTTTTGGTAACGACTCGGGTCAATTAGGTCATAACCTGATGGACCACCACTTCCGCACCGGAGCCAGTGGTATCGTGGAAGGTCTGGACGATAAATATTACTTCGGTCGCCGGGCGAATGGTATCTACATTCCCCGTTATCGTAACATCGGTAATGACAAACGTGATTACGTGCGTGGCTTCGGCTATCAGGGTGGCGGTAGCCGCCAGGGCTGGAATGGCCTCGTCGCTGAGATGGGTTTTGGAGCTGAACTGAAAGAAAAAGCGACCAAACCCGGTCCCTGGAGCATGAACCTGGGCGGCTTTGGTGAAACGCTACCCGCCTACGAAAACCGGATGTTCCTGGATAAAACCAAAAAGGACAAATGGGGTCTTCCGACGGTGGTTTTCGATGCCGATTTACGCGAAAACGAGAAGAAAATGCGGAAAGATATGATGAACGACGCGGCCGAAATGCTCGAAGCCGCGGGCGTGAAGAATATTCGCACGTTCGATAACGGTTCGTATTTGGGTATGGCCATTCACGAAATGGGTACCGCCCGCATGGGACGCGATCCTAAAACGAGCGTTCTCAATGGCAATAACCAAGTTTGGGACGCTAAAAACGTATTCGTGACCGATGGAGCATTCATGGCCTCCGCCGGTTGCCAAAACCCCTCACTCACGTACATGGCCTTTACGGCCCGTGCCGTTGACTTTGCCGTAAAAGAACTCAAAAAGAAAAATTTGTAG